In the genome of Desulfofarcimen acetoxidans DSM 771, one region contains:
- a CDS encoding bifunctional diguanylate cyclase/phosphohydrolase, with protein sequence MNKWQNNSDHRYIGLINEIYAFCAAVFITAVIYKFWNINDFPNIHVMSIIKEVIPITVFLLSVLFGFTLIIKYSNVSAGIFILSIFIFIFIFGFQDTHLKTLLIIPVILFAFTRNKIVGCFVAIACGLSLVLIDIYFYKYDYPNRTLESDIIFTGVMLISAWLTGGITSIEREIREHLIDMANRDGLTGLYNHRFLQEYFKTLSEETNNTVRNISLILFDIDHFKYFNDTFGHTAGDEILLNVSNIVKNHISYPSIVARYGGDEFCILLIDYDLSSAYKLASEMSEKVEQLVIKNTEKLPNGKISITAGIANYPSHTKHCEKLIDLADQALYKAKKTSKNKVELYFNVLDSLNTSNPTELELLSSIKTLLSIINAKDRYTYGHSERVLEYSTLLAQKYGLPEEEIRLIEYGAYLHDIGKIEVDIEVLNSSGKPTEREWEILKQHPYWGSEIIKPIKSLEKVGPYILYHHENYNGTGYPSGLKDTSIPLGARIIRIADSFDAITTDRPYKKGKTQEEACEEILSLAGAHYDPVLSKIFVKAMREEYILKGK encoded by the coding sequence ATGAATAAGTGGCAAAATAATAGTGATCATAGGTATATAGGCCTAATCAATGAAATTTATGCTTTTTGTGCAGCTGTTTTTATTACAGCTGTTATATATAAATTTTGGAATATAAATGATTTCCCAAATATCCATGTAATGTCAATAATCAAAGAAGTAATACCTATAACTGTCTTTTTACTAAGTGTGCTGTTTGGTTTTACACTAATAATAAAATATAGTAACGTATCAGCGGGTATTTTTATTCTTTCTATATTTATTTTTATATTTATCTTTGGATTCCAGGATACCCATCTAAAAACATTATTAATAATACCTGTAATTTTATTTGCTTTTACCAGGAATAAAATTGTTGGTTGTTTTGTAGCAATAGCATGTGGTTTGTCATTAGTACTTATTGATATATATTTTTATAAATATGATTACCCAAACAGAACTTTGGAGTCGGATATTATTTTTACCGGTGTTATGTTAATTAGTGCGTGGCTTACCGGAGGAATAACAAGCATAGAGCGAGAAATCAGAGAGCATTTGATTGATATGGCTAACCGGGATGGTCTTACCGGCTTGTATAACCACAGGTTCTTACAAGAATACTTTAAGACTCTTTCAGAAGAGACAAACAACACCGTTAGAAATATAAGTCTTATACTTTTTGATATAGATCACTTTAAATACTTTAACGATACTTTTGGTCATACCGCCGGTGATGAAATTTTATTAAATGTAAGTAATATAGTAAAAAATCATATTAGTTATCCTTCTATTGTAGCCAGATATGGTGGAGATGAATTTTGTATTTTATTAATTGATTATGATTTATCTTCTGCCTATAAATTAGCAAGTGAAATGTCTGAAAAGGTAGAACAACTGGTTATTAAAAATACCGAAAAATTACCCAATGGAAAGATATCAATTACTGCGGGAATAGCAAATTATCCGAGCCATACAAAACATTGTGAAAAATTAATAGATCTTGCCGATCAGGCTCTCTACAAAGCCAAAAAAACCAGCAAAAATAAAGTCGAACTGTATTTTAACGTCTTAGATTCTCTTAATACCAGCAATCCAACAGAACTTGAGCTGTTAAGTTCGATCAAAACACTTTTAAGTATAATAAATGCCAAGGATCGCTATACCTACGGGCACTCAGAACGAGTACTTGAATATTCTACATTATTGGCACAAAAATATGGACTGCCAGAAGAAGAAATCAGGTTAATCGAATACGGCGCTTACCTTCACGATATAGGAAAAATTGAAGTTGATATTGAAGTACTTAACTCTTCGGGCAAACCTACTGAGAGAGAGTGGGAAATATTAAAACAGCATCCCTATTGGGGCAGCGAAATTATCAAGCCTATTAAATCACTGGAAAAAGTAGGCCCGTATATCTTGTATCACCATGAGAATTATAACGGAACAGGCTATCCCAGCGGCTTAAAGGATACATCCATACCACTGGGAGCCAGAATAATCCGTATAGCCGACAGTTTTGACGCTATAACCACCGACCGGCCTTATAAAAAAGGAAAGACTCAGGAAGAAGCATGTGAAGAAATTCTGTCTCTGGCCGGTGCACATTATGATCCCGTACTGAGTAAGATTTTTGTTAAAGCAATGAGAGAGGAATATATTTTAAAAGGCAAATAG
- a CDS encoding ATP-binding protein — MVLLKWFDHKNYGYKKLINEIYAFCTVIFVVAVIYKFWSSLDNFPNIPITSLIKKDIPIIIFMISVLFGFILVMKYSNVSAGIFILSMFIFIFVFGFQDVHFKTLLVIPVILVAFTKNKTAGCLIAIGCSFSLFLTDIFFYKYSYPNIILESDIIFTGVMLISAWLTGNLAGIERQHRQLLRKSLSSLKKEIKARKKANEKMYQLTRAVELSPSIIIITDFKGNIEYTNQKFKKVTGFSSDEVLNKSIDKLIINLDQEQHVWDAVSSGEEWSGELCSKKKNGELFWERVSVLPLRNNENIITHFLKVSEDITEHKQMEREIARLDKLNLVGEMAAGIGHEIRNPLTTVRGFLQFLATKEECAKYKSYYSLMIEELDRANSIITEYLSLAKDKPLKFNMTNLNSIITTLFPLIQADALKKNSSVNLEMKDVPDLLLDENEIRQLILNLVRNALEAMPLSGNLTIKTFSDVDNVVLEIQDEGKGIPLDIMEKIGTPFFTTKDDGTGLGLAVCYSIAARHDAKINVKTGSSGTTFSVRFLPNQNKNKNKNYL, encoded by the coding sequence GTGGTTCTTTTGAAATGGTTTGATCATAAGAACTATGGCTACAAAAAATTAATAAATGAAATTTATGCCTTTTGTACTGTTATCTTTGTTGTGGCAGTAATATATAAGTTTTGGTCATCTCTAGATAACTTTCCCAACATACCCATAACATCACTTATTAAAAAAGATATACCTATTATTATTTTCATGATAAGTGTACTGTTCGGGTTTATTCTAGTTATGAAATACAGCAATGTATCGGCAGGTATTTTTATTTTGTCCATGTTTATTTTTATATTTGTTTTTGGATTTCAAGATGTTCATTTTAAGACACTATTAGTAATACCTGTAATTTTAGTTGCTTTTACCAAGAATAAAACTGCTGGTTGTCTAATAGCAATAGGTTGCAGTTTTTCATTATTTCTTACTGATATCTTTTTTTATAAATATAGTTATCCAAACATAATTCTAGAGTCAGATATTATTTTTACCGGTGTTATGTTAATTAGTGCATGGCTTACCGGAAATTTAGCGGGTATTGAGAGACAACATAGACAATTGCTGAGAAAAAGCCTCTCATCACTGAAAAAAGAAATTAAAGCCAGAAAAAAAGCTAATGAAAAAATGTACCAGTTAACCCGTGCAGTTGAACTCAGTCCAAGTATTATTATAATAACTGATTTTAAAGGAAATATTGAATATACAAATCAAAAATTTAAAAAGGTTACCGGTTTTTCATCTGATGAAGTATTAAATAAAAGCATAGATAAATTAATCATTAATCTAGATCAAGAGCAACATGTGTGGGACGCCGTAAGCTCCGGTGAAGAGTGGTCCGGGGAACTTTGCAGTAAAAAAAAGAACGGGGAGCTTTTTTGGGAGCGTGTCTCTGTTTTACCACTCAGAAACAATGAAAATATTATTACACATTTTCTCAAAGTATCCGAAGATATAACTGAACATAAACAAATGGAAAGGGAAATAGCTCGTTTAGATAAGCTTAATTTAGTAGGAGAAATGGCTGCCGGAATCGGTCATGAAATTAGGAACCCTTTGACCACCGTTAGGGGTTTTTTGCAATTCCTTGCCACAAAAGAAGAATGTGCAAAGTATAAAAGCTATTATAGTCTTATGATAGAGGAACTGGATAGGGCCAATTCAATAATTACAGAATATTTATCTCTGGCTAAGGATAAACCCCTAAAATTTAACATGACCAATTTAAACTCAATAATAACAACTTTATTTCCCTTAATTCAGGCTGATGCATTGAAAAAAAATAGCAGTGTTAATCTTGAGATGAAAGACGTCCCTGATTTACTACTTGATGAAAATGAAATCCGCCAATTAATACTCAATTTAGTACGCAATGCTTTAGAGGCAATGCCTTTAAGTGGAAATCTGACTATCAAAACATTTTCAGATGTAGACAATGTGGTTCTTGAAATACAGGATGAAGGTAAGGGGATTCCCTTGGACATAATGGAAAAAATAGGAACACCTTTCTTCACTACAAAGGATGATGGAACGGGACTGGGACTGGCAGTATGTTATAGCATAGCTGCTCGACATGATGCCAAAATAAATGTTAAAACAGGTTCAAGCGGAACTACCTTTTCAGTAAGATTCTTACCAAACCAAAATAAAAATAAAAATAAAAATTACCTATAA
- a CDS encoding phage-shock protein: MKLENKLQSLTDVLKKNLFFFEALTVAELTQYVRQIMLQDYEVKQVEEKVSHCLRQNPCFYAGSDGLWRLNLQGLPQNDQFYSFLLKRQKPMGLRDFVKHNLGKQKKTKKQLIGEETVLIHDGRFIQWNNGSWSLTELEVESASYSLKQLVIKAMKLNSCGLSEQQLFDVVQCWREVTLPAVRGVLNKYPYFEQLAEGLWCYNAQCHMLYEEFTKKSLLLLGKQRIKWRRDRDRWFKKVELLENQLEEVFAANKQVAAALAEQKEIVEQHENLVTQMAEKDLLLSLRKKELFSYREHISKTDTKANSILHQCRLWVKRSRESEQEIQRLRDSLEKNQSSQASLFVKLQQYKEKDRENKQKLAEIQDKHSSRVAELQTEIVELKQKLEKQKELSLQDEKHLMEQINRLTGDLRDAFLAGEDMQKSMLLLKQELKKYEARCAQLERGLAHPLVKFIAWVCGVSRRIPREIM, translated from the coding sequence ATGAAATTGGAAAATAAATTACAGTCATTAACAGATGTTTTGAAAAAAAATCTATTTTTTTTCGAGGCTTTGACGGTTGCGGAGCTAACCCAATATGTTCGTCAGATTATGCTGCAGGATTATGAGGTTAAACAAGTGGAAGAAAAAGTAAGTCATTGTTTAAGACAAAACCCATGCTTTTATGCCGGTTCAGACGGTTTATGGCGTTTAAATCTGCAGGGTTTGCCGCAAAATGACCAGTTCTACTCGTTTCTGTTAAAAAGACAGAAGCCGATGGGTTTAAGGGATTTTGTCAAGCATAATTTGGGCAAACAAAAGAAAACTAAGAAGCAATTAATCGGGGAGGAGACAGTATTAATTCATGACGGTCGTTTTATTCAGTGGAATAACGGCAGTTGGAGTCTTACCGAACTGGAAGTTGAGTCGGCCAGTTATTCTTTGAAGCAACTGGTAATAAAAGCTATGAAACTAAATTCCTGTGGCTTATCTGAACAGCAGCTTTTTGATGTGGTGCAGTGTTGGCGGGAAGTGACTTTGCCGGCGGTGAGAGGTGTTTTAAATAAGTACCCTTATTTTGAGCAGTTGGCTGAGGGCCTCTGGTGCTATAATGCACAGTGTCATATGCTGTATGAAGAATTTACAAAGAAATCATTACTGTTGCTGGGTAAGCAGAGGATCAAATGGCGCAGGGACAGGGATCGCTGGTTTAAAAAAGTGGAGTTATTGGAGAACCAGTTGGAGGAAGTCTTTGCGGCCAATAAACAGGTTGCCGCTGCTTTAGCTGAACAAAAAGAAATAGTTGAGCAGCATGAAAACCTGGTTACTCAAATGGCTGAAAAGGATTTGCTTTTGTCTCTGAGAAAAAAAGAATTGTTTAGTTACCGGGAACATATAAGCAAGACAGACACTAAAGCTAACAGTATTTTGCACCAGTGCCGCCTTTGGGTTAAAAGAAGCCGTGAGTCGGAGCAGGAGATTCAAAGGTTAAGGGATTCACTGGAGAAAAACCAGAGCAGTCAGGCTTCTCTTTTTGTGAAATTGCAGCAATATAAAGAGAAAGACAGGGAGAATAAGCAAAAATTAGCTGAAATACAAGACAAGCACAGCAGCCGGGTAGCCGAGCTGCAAACCGAAATTGTGGAGTTGAAACAGAAACTGGAGAAACAAAAGGAGTTGTCTCTGCAGGATGAAAAGCATTTGATGGAGCAGATCAACCGCCTAACGGGTGATTTAAGAGATGCTTTTTTAGCCGGGGAGGATATGCAAAAGTCGATGCTGTTGTTAAAACAGGAACTTAAAAAATATGAGGCCAGATGTGCCCAGTTGGAAAGAGGACTGGCCCACCCGCTGGTTAAGTTTATAGCCTGGGTTTGCGGGGTAAGCAGGAGAATTCCCAGAGAGATTATGTGA
- a CDS encoding response regulator transcription factor produces MSKIKIMVADDEERIRRLVKMYLEKEGYEVGQAINGEDVLKQLGQDASWDLLLLDLMMPETDGWQVCRELRKKSDIPIIMLTARGDEIDRVLGLELGADDYVLKPFSPRELVARIKALLRRVRRKQVYGDEVQLQFSGLTIDPASRKVILMGQVLSLTPKEFDLLLFMSQSAGQVFSREQLLRNIWNYDYFGDPRTVDTHINRLRDKLTKIKDAPQYIHTVWGVGYKFEVAL; encoded by the coding sequence GTGAGTAAAATAAAAATTATGGTGGCCGATGACGAAGAAAGAATCCGTCGTCTGGTAAAGATGTATCTGGAAAAGGAAGGCTATGAAGTTGGCCAGGCAATAAACGGTGAGGATGTCCTGAAGCAGTTGGGACAGGATGCCTCTTGGGATTTATTGCTGTTGGATTTAATGATGCCTGAAACTGACGGCTGGCAGGTTTGCCGGGAGCTTCGCAAAAAATCCGATATCCCGATAATTATGTTGACGGCGCGAGGTGATGAAATTGACCGTGTATTGGGTCTGGAACTAGGCGCCGATGATTATGTGCTTAAGCCCTTTAGTCCAAGAGAACTGGTAGCCAGGATTAAGGCTTTATTGAGAAGGGTTCGACGTAAGCAGGTTTATGGGGATGAAGTGCAGTTGCAGTTTTCTGGATTAACCATTGATCCCGCTTCCAGAAAGGTTATCTTAATGGGACAGGTATTATCACTAACTCCCAAGGAATTTGACCTGCTGTTATTTATGTCTCAATCGGCGGGACAAGTATTTTCCAGGGAGCAGCTGCTGCGGAATATATGGAACTATGATTATTTCGGCGATCCCCGTACGGTTGATACTCATATTAACCGTCTTAGAGATAAATTAACTAAAATTAAGGATGCACCTCAGTATATTCATACAGTATGGGGTGTGGGATATAAATTTGAGGTTGCATTATGA
- a CDS encoding sensor histidine kinase: protein MIFRSIVGKLWLAILVFVVVILAVMSIVQNFVLKDIYLNQQSEQLIEEGRKLAAYIEGQPSQEQLADRIKTVSEVLNASVMVVDRSGIVIQGRGGMHWGMMRRHFQMFNERGQMQQQFSLPIDREDLKLLLDGQTVVHRGYNQAFEMELLWAAIPVRDKDATQSVVFIHTLLQPIAERINVLYTASFYILGGVLLLAVILSLFLSRSLSRPLLQMNQTAQAITRGDYSRSVPVRSKDEIGLLAASLNSLSQEIQEKITAIERLDQTRRDFVANVSHELRTPLTIIQGYTEALLDGFAETEEERQQYLNNVLEESQRLQRLVNDVLDLRSLESGKMVLYKQKVDLTKLLAKVAGIFKPFYAQKQVFLSLSAEEVWEAVYADPDRLEQVFVNLIDNALRHTPAGGEVKISSALETDKVFVTVKDSGPGISSKDLPLIWERFYKVDKARSRGGEGSGLGLAITKAIIDAHGGWVEVTSEPGRGTVMTVCLPVFRENAVH from the coding sequence ATGATTTTCAGAAGTATTGTTGGCAAACTCTGGCTGGCTATTCTGGTCTTTGTAGTGGTTATTTTAGCAGTTATGAGTATCGTACAAAACTTCGTATTAAAGGATATTTATCTTAACCAGCAGTCTGAGCAGCTTATTGAGGAAGGCAGAAAACTGGCTGCATATATAGAGGGCCAACCATCTCAAGAGCAGTTAGCCGACAGGATTAAAACTGTTTCGGAGGTGTTGAACGCCTCGGTCATGGTGGTTGACCGCAGCGGTATAGTAATTCAAGGGCGGGGCGGCATGCATTGGGGTATGATGAGGCGGCATTTCCAGATGTTTAATGAGCGGGGCCAAATGCAGCAGCAGTTTAGCCTGCCCATTGACCGGGAAGACCTGAAGCTATTGTTGGACGGTCAAACGGTTGTGCACAGGGGCTACAACCAGGCTTTTGAGATGGAGTTGCTCTGGGCTGCTATCCCTGTTCGGGACAAGGACGCAACCCAATCGGTAGTTTTTATTCATACTTTATTGCAACCGATCGCTGAACGAATTAATGTTTTGTATACTGCCAGTTTTTACATATTGGGTGGTGTGCTGCTTTTAGCTGTGATACTCAGTCTTTTTTTGTCACGCAGCCTGTCGAGGCCATTATTGCAGATGAACCAGACTGCTCAGGCCATAACCAGAGGCGATTACAGTCGCAGTGTACCGGTCAGGTCGAAGGATGAGATTGGCCTTTTAGCTGCTTCTCTGAACAGCTTGTCGCAGGAAATACAGGAAAAAATTACTGCAATTGAGAGATTGGATCAAACCAGGCGGGATTTCGTGGCCAATGTATCTCATGAGTTGAGGACACCTTTAACAATTATACAGGGGTATACAGAAGCCCTTTTAGATGGTTTTGCCGAGACTGAAGAGGAACGCCAGCAGTATCTGAACAATGTTTTGGAGGAATCTCAGAGATTGCAGCGTTTGGTTAATGATGTGTTGGATTTGCGCAGCTTGGAATCAGGAAAAATGGTTTTATACAAGCAGAAGGTTGATTTAACAAAGCTTTTGGCAAAAGTGGCAGGAATATTTAAGCCTTTTTACGCCCAGAAACAGGTGTTTTTAAGTCTTTCCGCTGAGGAGGTTTGGGAAGCCGTATATGCTGATCCGGACCGGTTGGAACAGGTATTTGTCAATCTAATTGATAACGCTTTGAGACATACTCCGGCAGGCGGCGAAGTAAAGATTAGTTCAGCACTTGAGACAGATAAGGTTTTTGTTACTGTGAAGGATTCGGGACCGGGAATTTCTTCGAAAGATTTGCCCTTAATCTGGGAGAGATTTTATAAAGTTGATAAAGCCCGTTCTAGAGGCGGGGAAGGCAGCGGCTTAGGCCTGGCCATAACCAAAGCCATTATTGACGCTCATGGAGGATGGGTAGAAGTGACCAGTGAACCGGGCAGAGGGACTGTTATGACTGTTTGCTTGCCTGTTTTCAGAGAAAATGCGGTTCACTAA
- a CDS encoding accessory gene regulator ArgB-like protein gives MIGEMVINFLKNNTSINKNQEQIIVFAGQLIESTIISISFIIFISLILNNVRETLLVLLASASVRLVSGGAHCGSAIRCAIFSAMIFPLIATISTFTVTYFNLWILLFILSISLLLIIRYAPAESAGKPLVNKDYIKKLYRLSITIGLLVSLLAFFIYKFNNNVAICIALGFLWQAFSISPLGYKFITSMDKALYIVLRR, from the coding sequence ATGATTGGGGAAATGGTTATAAATTTTCTAAAAAATAACACTTCGATTAATAAAAATCAGGAGCAGATTATTGTTTTTGCCGGCCAACTAATTGAATCAACAATAATAAGTATTTCTTTTATTATTTTCATAAGTCTAATACTTAATAATGTAAGAGAAACTCTTTTAGTGTTGCTTGCTTCCGCTTCAGTTAGGTTAGTCAGCGGTGGAGCACATTGTGGCTCAGCAATACGTTGTGCTATATTCAGTGCCATGATTTTTCCTCTTATCGCAACTATATCCACTTTTACAGTCACTTATTTTAATTTATGGATTTTGTTATTTATTTTATCTATATCTCTGTTACTTATCATCAGATATGCTCCGGCAGAGTCTGCCGGTAAACCTCTAGTGAATAAAGATTATATAAAAAAATTATATCGTTTATCCATAACAATTGGATTATTGGTATCCTTACTGGCATTTTTCATTTATAAGTTTAACAACAATGTTGCAATATGTATAGCATTAGGTTTTTTGTGGCAAGCGTTTTCAATTTCGCCTTTGGGGTATAAATTCATTACATCAATGGATAAGGCACTATATATAGTATTAAGGAGGTGA
- a CDS encoding cyclic lactone autoinducer peptide encodes MKKIFMTLLTSSLLTIMMFVASAGAQSACWLATYQPEVPECLRK; translated from the coding sequence ATGAAAAAGATTTTCATGACACTCTTAACCTCATCATTGCTTACGATAATGATGTTTGTTGCCAGCGCCGGTGCACAATCTGCATGTTGGCTGGCTACTTATCAGCCCGAAGTACCGGAATGCCTGCGCAAGTAA
- the guaB gene encoding IMP dehydrogenase codes for MIFSKIEKEGLTFDDVLIIPAASEVLPRDVDTTTYLTKNIMLSIPLMSAGMDTVTESRLAIAIAREGGIGVIHKNMSIKRQAVEVDRVKRSEHGVISDPIFLSPTDSIQNALVLMERYRISGVPVTDDNKLVGILTNRDLRFEKNFEQKVGAVMTMENLITAPEGTTLEEAKDILQHYKVEKLPIVDEEFNLRGLITIKDIEKAKQYPSSAKDGRGRLRVAAAVGTAADTMERVEALIRVSVDAIVVDTAHGHSRGVLNTVQNIKDKYSDVAVIAGNVATVEGTRDLILAGADAVKVGIGPGSICTTRVVAGIGVPQITAVMDCVSEAKKHNIPIIADGGVKYSGDIVKAIAAGADVVMIGSLFAGTEESPGDIEIYQGRSYKVYRGMGSLGAMKEGSSDRYFQENDKKFVPEGVEGRVPYKGALADTVYQMIGGLRAGMGYCGSKNIFELKTKAKFMKITASGLRESHPHDVVITKESPNYSIK; via the coding sequence ATGATTTTTTCTAAAATAGAAAAAGAAGGTTTGACATTTGATGATGTATTAATTATACCTGCAGCTTCGGAAGTATTGCCCCGGGATGTGGATACGACCACTTACCTGACAAAAAATATAATGCTGAGTATTCCCTTAATGAGCGCCGGAATGGATACGGTAACTGAGTCCCGTTTAGCCATAGCCATTGCCAGGGAAGGCGGTATCGGGGTTATTCATAAGAATATGTCTATTAAAAGACAGGCTGTGGAGGTAGACAGGGTAAAGCGTTCGGAGCACGGGGTAATTTCTGACCCTATTTTCCTTTCTCCGACAGATTCAATACAAAATGCCCTGGTATTAATGGAACGCTATCGGATTTCGGGAGTTCCTGTTACCGATGATAATAAGTTGGTTGGTATTTTAACTAACCGTGACCTGCGTTTTGAGAAGAACTTTGAACAAAAAGTCGGTGCTGTGATGACTATGGAGAATTTAATCACTGCTCCGGAAGGAACCACTTTAGAAGAGGCAAAAGATATACTGCAGCATTATAAGGTGGAAAAGCTGCCTATCGTTGATGAAGAATTTAACTTGCGCGGTTTGATTACTATTAAAGATATTGAAAAAGCCAAACAGTATCCCTCATCAGCCAAAGACGGTCGAGGAAGGTTAAGAGTTGCTGCTGCTGTTGGCACGGCCGCGGATACCATGGAGCGAGTTGAGGCTTTAATAAGGGTAAGTGTTGACGCCATAGTTGTAGATACTGCTCACGGTCATTCCAGAGGCGTATTAAATACCGTGCAAAATATTAAAGATAAATATTCTGATGTGGCAGTTATTGCCGGCAATGTGGCTACTGTCGAAGGAACCAGAGATCTTATATTGGCTGGAGCAGACGCTGTCAAGGTTGGTATAGGGCCAGGTTCTATCTGCACTACCAGAGTGGTGGCAGGAATCGGTGTTCCCCAAATTACTGCTGTTATGGATTGCGTGTCTGAGGCCAAAAAACATAATATACCTATCATTGCTGACGGGGGCGTAAAGTACTCCGGTGATATAGTTAAAGCCATTGCTGCCGGTGCCGATGTTGTGATGATTGGCAGTTTGTTTGCCGGTACGGAAGAAAGCCCCGGGGATATAGAGATATACCAGGGTCGCAGCTATAAGGTATATCGCGGCATGGGTTCATTGGGTGCAATGAAAGAAGGCAGTTCCGATCGCTACTTCCAGGAAAATGACAAGAAATTCGTGCCGGAAGGTGTTGAGGGAAGAGTTCCTTATAAAGGTGCGCTGGCCGATACAGTTTACCAGATGATTGGCGGTTTGCGAGCCGGTATGGGATACTGCGGGTCAAAAAATATCTTTGAATTAAAAACTAAAGCTAAGTTTATGAAAATAACGGCTTCCGGTTTGAGGGAAAGTCACCCTCACGATGTAGTTATTACCAAAGAATCGCCTAATTATAGTATAAAATAA
- a CDS encoding ASKHA domain-containing protein: MTTANNKKGVILEGRVLAQDFPLDPLTKKILLEITPPSMGNNQADVDRVRKELIKQFGPVRVPLSLMQYIPYICRETDWQVTATVGYNGSDWELIALEPGNTTDRHYGLAIDIGTTTVVVYLVDMLTGQIISTASDYNGQVVLGDDILTRIFLAVYENKLPDFQKAVVTTINNLILELAGKNAVNPEEVSAVTVGANSTMIHMLLGLDPSRICKEPYIPVVNSPGFVRASEIGLRVNKLAMLYSFPSVGSYVGGDVIAGVMVSGMHLDSEVSLFVDIGTNGEIVLGNKDWLVACAGAAGPALEGGVAKAGMRAAEGAIERLSIEPGTLAVSFKTIGDVKPIGICGSGLIDCLSELLLNGLINRQAKFQDGCKEFVLVPATESGTGEEIKITQKDIDDLMRTKGAVNAAVETLLEGIGCDLASVSKFFTAGAFGQYLPIESSINIGLYPDLPRDKIRLLGNSSGEGARQALLSNQKRLEAEEIAGRITYFELNANDSFFSRFVGSRFLPHTNLDYYPTVKQKLKDRGLLS, translated from the coding sequence ATGACTACTGCAAACAATAAAAAGGGTGTTATTTTAGAAGGCAGGGTGTTGGCTCAGGATTTTCCCCTGGACCCTCTTACCAAAAAAATATTGCTGGAAATTACTCCCCCCAGTATGGGCAACAATCAGGCAGATGTTGACAGGGTGCGCAAGGAGTTAATCAAGCAGTTTGGCCCGGTGCGAGTACCTCTGTCTTTAATGCAGTATATTCCATATATTTGCCGGGAGACTGATTGGCAGGTTACAGCTACGGTGGGGTACAACGGCAGTGATTGGGAGTTAATTGCCCTGGAGCCCGGTAATACAACCGACAGGCATTACGGACTGGCTATTGATATAGGTACAACTACGGTAGTAGTTTATTTAGTTGATATGTTGACCGGCCAAATTATCAGTACTGCTTCTGATTATAATGGACAGGTTGTGTTGGGAGATGATATATTAACCAGAATTTTTTTAGCCGTTTACGAGAATAAACTGCCTGATTTTCAGAAAGCAGTTGTAACTACTATTAATAATCTTATACTTGAGCTGGCCGGTAAAAATGCGGTCAACCCTGAGGAGGTATCAGCTGTCACGGTAGGAGCCAACAGCACCATGATTCATATGCTGCTGGGCTTAGATCCTTCCCGCATATGTAAAGAGCCATATATACCTGTAGTGAACAGTCCCGGTTTTGTAAGAGCTTCTGAAATAGGACTGCGGGTGAACAAGCTGGCTATGCTCTATTCTTTTCCCAGTGTAGGCAGTTATGTGGGTGGAGATGTCATAGCCGGTGTTATGGTCAGCGGTATGCACCTGGACAGTGAGGTATCCTTATTCGTTGATATAGGTACAAACGGTGAAATCGTGTTGGGCAATAAGGATTGGCTGGTAGCCTGTGCCGGAGCAGCCGGGCCGGCTCTGGAAGGCGGTGTGGCTAAAGCGGGTATGAGGGCGGCAGAAGGAGCAATAGAAAGGCTTAGTATAGAGCCTGGTACTCTGGCTGTCAGTTTTAAAACTATAGGTGATGTGAAGCCGATTGGTATTTGCGGCTCGGGATTAATTGATTGCTTGTCGGAACTATTGCTAAACGGTTTGATTAACCGTCAGGCTAAGTTTCAGGACGGCTGCAAGGAATTTGTTCTGGTACCTGCGACGGAATCAGGTACGGGCGAAGAGATTAAGATTACACAAAAGGATATAGATGACTTGATGCGGACAAAAGGAGCTGTTAACGCTGCCGTGGAAACTTTGCTGGAGGGAATCGGCTGCGATCTGGCTTCTGTCAGCAAATTTTTCACTGCCGGTGCTTTCGGACAGTATTTGCCTATAGAATCAAGTATAAATATTGGTTTATATCCTGATTTACCCAGGGATAAAATAAGATTGCTGGGCAACAGCTCCGGTGAGGGAGCAAGGCAGGCATTGCTGTCTAACCAAAAAAGATTGGAAGCCGAAGAGATTGCCGGGCGGATAACTTATTTCGAATTGAACGCCAATGATTCATTTTTCAGCAGGTTTGTAGGAAGCAGGTTTTTGCCCCATACAAATCTGGATTATTATCCTACAGTTAAGCAAAAGCTGAAGGATAGAGGTTTGCTTTCATAA